Genomic DNA from Methanofollis sp. W23:
TGGCATGGACCGCCCCCTGCTTACTGGACGGCCTTCACCGTCGCCTTCAGGGTGTCGGCACCCTTCTCGTAGACGGCGTTGCCGATGACGATGGTGTCGGCGTACTGCGCCATCTCCGCGGCCCGCTCGCCCGAGTTGATCCCGCCGCCATAATAGAGGACGGCGTCCTCGACCGTCTCTGAGACCGCCTGCACGACCGCCGGGTCGCCGTAGGTGCCCGAGTACTCGATGTAGACGATCGGGAAACGGAAATAGTGCTCCGCGCACCTGGCATAGGCCGCCACCTCCTCTGGAGAGAGGTCGCAGGCTGCCCTTGTCACCCGCCCGACGGCCGAGGCCGGGTTGAGGACGATATAGGCCTCAGGCACGACCCGGTCCCAGGGGATCGCCGGGTCCTTGAGGGCCCACTGCTGGTGTTTGCCGACGACCCACCTGGCGTCCGGGGTATTGAGGACGCTCGGGACAAAGAGCATATCGACCCCGTCGAAGACGGCGCCTTCGGGGTCTGCGGGCTCGACGATGAGGGGGATGCCGTAGCCCTGCACCTGCTCGCGGAGTTCGGCGAGGTTCTCGCGGGTCACGTTGAGGGTGCCTGAGAGGAGGATGGCGTCGGTCCCTGAGGTCGCCACCTCGTCGACGACCGCCTGGTCGAGGTGTTTGTCGGGATCGAGTTTGGTTACGTGTCTCCAGTGTTTCCAGTCCATATGCATGCGGTTCACGTCTTACTTCTTTGTTTTGCGTTCTCTCGATATAGATGCCACGTAGTCTCTGATCTTCTCGAGGGCGATCCCTGACTTTTTGGCGACCTCTTCCGGGTCGGCGGCGGCGAGGGCGGCGGCGTCGGTGACCCCGGCAAGGTAGAGTTTCTCGATCGTCGCCTCGCCGATGCCCGGCACCTGGAGGAGTTCTTTCTTCCCGTTTTCAAGTTTTTTCTGGGTGATCTTCTCAGGGGGTGCCTGGCCGACCGCGTCGCAGGCGGCCCGGGCATGCTTCCAGACGGTCTCCACCCGCACCCCGCTGACCGCGCTGATATAGGCCGGGTGGAAAGTGGCGAAGTCCTCCGGGCCGGTGATCCCGGCGGCGACGTATTTCTTGACGCTGACCGCCGGAAGACCGGCCTCTTTCAGCCGTCGCGTGCTCCTGACCGCCCGTGCCGTGCTGAGGAGGTGGTCAGTCTCCTCGTCGGAGAGTCCGGCCTTCTTCAGGAGGGCGGGGTCGGCCGATCCGAGGGCATGGATGTCGTCGATGCCGGCCTCGATCAACTGCCTGGTGATCTTTGCATGGCTCCGCCGGCGGCGCGGCGGGACTTCGGCACGGATGAACTTCTTCATCTCTGAACGTCGGCGGAGGAGGTCGAGGACGTCGTTTGCCTCGGCGACCAGGGTCTCTGCGGTGTCGGTCCTGATCCCGAGCCGTCCTGCCAGGTCGTCTGCGGCCATCCTGGCGATCTCGGGCACGGTGTAAATGTGCTGGGCCTGGAGGCCGGCAAGGAGGTCGGGGGTCATTGAGGGCATCAGGCGCAGCGTCTTTTCGTTGGACTCGATATGGGAGCAGAGCGGGCACCCGATGTCCCAGGGGCGTGCGCCTTTT
This window encodes:
- a CDS encoding phosphoglycerol geranylgeranyltransferase, with protein sequence MHMDWKHWRHVTKLDPDKHLDQAVVDEVATSGTDAILLSGTLNVTRENLAELREQVQGYGIPLIVEPADPEGAVFDGVDMLFVPSVLNTPDARWVVGKHQQWALKDPAIPWDRVVPEAYIVLNPASAVGRVTRAACDLSPEEVAAYARCAEHYFRFPIVYIEYSGTYGDPAVVQAVSETVEDAVLYYGGGINSGERAAEMAQYADTIVIGNAVYEKGADTLKATVKAVQ